The following DNA comes from Podarcis raffonei isolate rPodRaf1 chromosome 10, rPodRaf1.pri, whole genome shotgun sequence.
ATTACGGAATGGCACGTCTCATGGATTCAGATCATAACCCTCATGGTGCGGCATAATTTCCAGATACTTCtttattatttatgcatttatttaaaatatttatatactgcttttctaTTAAATTATCCCAAGGGGCTTTCAATAAAAAATTCATCGCAGAACAATAACAATCCATCACAAATAATAAAAACTTCTGTCCAAGCTGGCATCATACAGATGATTCATTTGGAGGACTGTTCATGAGATGTGCCAAATGATCTTCTCAGAGCTTCTGAGTAATCATTCctagagtggggggtggggggtggggtgagctaATCTGTGGTCATCTACAGATGTTGCTGTATTTCATCTCCCATCtttcctgatcattggctattttggctgggactgatgatgggagttggagtctaacaatgtTTCCCAAGCCTTTTTGAATCTCACACCAGTCAGCTGAAAGCCACACCTTACTTTTCCTCCTAGCAAAGTATTTGGCGACATCTCCATCATTTCTGACCCACGGAactctgctttttattattattttcctgtctGTTTGCTACTATATTAAAAATTTCTATTCTGCTCATATTATTGACTCTACTTTTGTGATATTTTTTGTGTGCTTAACTTCACATCAGTATTTGAGCAGAATGTACCTAGGGGTTGGCTAGGTTGGCGCCTGGCAGGGGCACAAGTGCAAGGCCACCCATCCCCACACCCCCTGGCATGCTTCTCTGGGTGAGGTATGCAGGCTCCTCTGCGCATCTTGGCGGAGGAATTGGGTCACTGGCATGGGTCATTGCAGTAGCCGTGTGGGATCTCCTCCCCAGTCAACCAGTGGTGCTATTAGAATTGTGAGTGGAGTGCCCAGTGGAGCTTGGAGGGAAGAAATATGAAGAGAGCAGGTGAGAGttacaggaggaggaaaaggggagggagggggcagaagggaaATCAGTGAGCGGTGTGAGGGAGGCAGACAGGcagatagatggaccaattgaagaggaggaggaggaggaggaggaggaggaggaggaggaggaggaggggaggtggAGCAGAGCACACCTGACCTCAATGGCTGTGGATGAAGTCGCTAGTGGAGTGTGAAAGGTGAAAAAAGCAAACTTTTCCATTTCTGGTCCATGATCTCTCCTGGCTTCAGAGGTGCTGATGCAGCTCCTTGCCAAGCATGAaagggagcctaggtacacctctgaATTTGACTGAACGATTCCCCTGCCCCTGTCACAAACAGTTTGAATGAGCAAAAGTTCATACATGTATGCACATTTTCCATGTTGTACACTGATGTCAGATTTCTGGCAGTATAACTCAGAAACCTTTTTGTTgcgaaaaacaaaaaaagaggcaACCATTtttggatataataataatataaatcacAATACCTTGTGAATAGTGACACTTCTAGAAGGGCATTGCTGAACTCGCCAAGGTTTTCCTTTCTAGATTTAGCCTGGCAAGCTGCTTTTCTTGAAGGGAAGCAATAAAAAACATTCACAtctcttctgttttgcttttaggtCTGGATGGCAGGTCAGGTTCAATCGGGCATAACAAACTCCTCAGGCCTGTGGCTTCAGTGTATAAACGGAGTTTGCGGGGATCTTCGTTTTGAAGAAGACGACCTCAGTAAGGGTCCATTTACTTTCATCTGAGTAATGTGCACTGTTTGAAACAACAGTCATGTATTTTGACAAGGACTGTGACTTCACGTTCacacctttttctctctcttccgtgTGTCACTAGATGCACTCAAGGCAGTGCAAGCCTTCATGATCCTCGCCATCATCTTTTCCTTTGTCTCCCTGGTCATGTTTGTGGTGCAGCTCTTCACAATGGAGAAAGGAAAGCGCTTCTACATGACAGGAGCCATTATGCTGGTTTGCTGTAAGTGAGGCACATGCAGAAtgtgctgctttgttttgttaTGCTCTCACAGGAATTGTGAATTATTTCCCATGGGCTCAAGTTGGTTACAATTAGGGAAGCTTGAGGAATTTGTTCTTTGGAAATTTTGACCTGATCTATGTCCTCTTTTGCCTAGGGGTACAGGGTCCAAAATTTAATTGCTGGCCACACATGTATTAAAATTTGAACTGGTGAAGTTTCCCCCGTATTTCAAACTAGAAAAAGCTTAACCTATGGAATTTCTGCCTGCATAAAAACCCTTCTTTCCCCCAGTGCCAACCCTAAACCCAAAACTTGACTACAATCTTGTACTCATCTACTTGGGAATAagcacaattaaaacacaaaGAGACTTACTCCTGAGTCGAAAGGAATACCATTGTTCTGTCAGTTAACTATACAGTATATTCTTAACAAGTGCCTTGGCTTTAGCTACTGCATAGCAGGAGACACGTCCAAgcctctttgcaaagttttcaccTTTTGCATTTGCCATGCCACAGGGAACAACTTAATATCCACCCACACTTACTGTGTGCTGGTATTTCCAGGAAAGAACTTCTAGGGAGTACAGTACCTGATCTTAGATTAATCCACAACAGTGCACCCTGTCTTACTGGGGGGAAAGGAAGTGCAAACTACAAAGATTCTAAGAACTAGAAAATTAttcagaagcaggaaaagtgaaataaaaggggaaaggaaaacctCAGGTATTCCTATCTCCTGCTGACTAAACAACTGACACATAAATCACAGCACCTACTTCACTACTTAGCTAAAAGTATTGCAAGGCAGGAGCAGTCATTCTGGCTGATTTCACAGAAATCAGTTAGAAGGGTACGTGCACATTTTGcctcataactttctttctacgAAGGCTAGAGACTTTTTGTATGAAATGAAAACTCAGAACCTGGGCTCCCTTGCTGGCTGTGTGCCTGGTACATAAGTGCCTCCTGTACATGCCTCTCCAAGTAAATTACTGAGATAATCATGGGGCAGGGGGTGCTATTCATGATGATCTTTGGGCTAGAAGCAGAATTCATGTTGAAAAAGAGTCACTTGTGATCATTTGGATGGACCAAAggtttattctttcttttgctCCACAGGGCTGTTCATTCTGATCTCCGTCTCCATCTACACGGCCCGATTTCCACAATACTTCAAAAGTAGTCTAGACCACCACGGCTACTCCTTCATACTTGCCTGGATCTGCTTCTGCTTCAGTTTCATCGTTGGGATTCTGTATCTTGTGCTCAGAAAGAAATGAGGGGAGCAGGGGAGAAACTGGGAGGGCGGATTGGAAATATGGGGGGCTTGTGGGAGGGATGCGAAGTTGCTTTGCTATGAGAACTGTTTGCCCAAAGACATGAATCCATACACTGCTCACCTAACGTGCCCAATCACAGAAATAAatcagggagagagggggagagattgAGCAGTAGACTTTCCACTGTCACGGATCCTGACACCAGGAATGTGCTTGAAGAACCAAATAGCCAGATCTTATCTCTTTTCTCAGAAACTAACATGTGCATCCCATCTTAAAGGACCTTGACGTTCTGCCTCACTTCAGAAAATCTGGAAAAGTTATAAGGTGCAGCTTTCTTCCTTAAATTTTAGCAGCTATGATATGCTTCCCAGTGATTTCCACTGGAGAGAACATTCCCACTCAATCTAGAAGGTGTAGTGCTGGGACAAGGGCTGAGCATGTCAGGGACGCTGGGGCAGAACCCTGCCTCCCTTTTCTTGACATGCAAACGACACACAACGTAGGCATGCCTTGACTGACATAAAGCCAAATCCCAGCATTAAAACCACTGCaagccacttttttttttaagacacttCCATCACCATCTCATTTCCCCAGGAACAGACTTGCTGCTGCTGAGGAGATCAGAGGGGAAACAACCAGCAGGGAATGAAAAGAGGGGTGAATGTGGGTGGCAGAAGGTGGGACAGGGGAGAGGAAGGCAGGCAAGGACCTTAATTATGTGGAATAGAGTTATTAGGGCTCTGATGAATGTCGTTAGAGTGTGACTTTCCATTAGAGCCCACTGTGTACCTATTTAACACAGCTGCACTAGGAAGATCAGATGGAGCCCCCATGTTGCCACCAAATGGTTAGGTCTGTGATGTGTGTATTCGACAAGCAGTAAGTTTGAAAGGTCTGCTTGCAGTCAGATCTTTTGAGGCATTCAACTTAGGCTCATGGGACCAAGCACCAAAttggattttatttcttttcatctATAGGCAATAGGCAACTTTCTCTTGGTTGTCACATAGAATAGGGTTGGGGGTTGTTTTTTAGAATAGGGT
Coding sequences within:
- the EMP1 gene encoding epithelial membrane protein 1, translating into MLVLLAGIFVVHIATVIMLFVSTIANVWMAGQVQSGITNSSGLWLQCINGVCGDLRFEEDDLNALKAVQAFMILAIIFSFVSLVMFVVQLFTMEKGKRFYMTGAIMLVCWLFILISVSIYTARFPQYFKSSLDHHGYSFILAWICFCFSFIVGILYLVLRKK